The genomic stretch GAAGCCTATAACACTTGAGACAATTGCATGCAATTTGGCACAATGCAAACAACTTTCGAAGGtgatattttttttggaaaaaataaCGTTGTAACCTCTGCCACTTGCGCCAAGGTCTCGATTCAACTTGCAGGTGCAGTAACTGAAAggggaaaaaaataaaactctacTTACAGCGGAGCAGTACTAAGAATGCAGATCACTAGACGCAAGACAATGCTAAAACTATGGGTTCATCTTCTTCAGATCTTAAGGGAAGCGAACCACGAAATGCAAGGAGGCAGGCAGTATCAGCAGTTCAAATAGTCAAATGTCGGGCAGACAAGGAGCTTGTGGAGAGAGGTGGCTTTTCCTCTTGTTCTCCTGTCTCTTTTTTCTCCCATATAAACAACCTTCAACAATATTTTCAGCTCAAACTGGAGTAGGATAGATCGATGCCCACTTCTAACCCCAACTAACTAatcatcaccaccaccaccatcctacTACCTGGACTCTCATCTAGAACTAGAGATCCAAGAACCCTAGAGGAGGGACAGAGGACGAGGACGAAGGGGAGAGCGAGGAGATCACCGTACCGGCAAGAAGGACGAGGATGGCGAAGGGCGCCGCCCCGTAGTCGCCCCGCGCCGCTCCGTGGTCGCCCCGCGCTGCCTTGTGTTACCTCTTCTTGCCTCTGTTGCTCGAGTCGTCCGCCTCTTCTTGCCTTGGCTGCTCGGCGTGTTCCAGGAGCCGGAATTGATACGGAGGGTAAGAGGTCCGGTTCCATTCCGGGCCGTGGATAGAGTAAAAAGCAAAGCTAGTTTTTGTTTCGGCCCAATTTTAATTCCACGTCAGGCCGAAACGAACGCATATTCCCAGTTGCATCTGGATTAGAAATGGGCCGCAGCATTCCACCTAGAATGGGCCCGGGAACGGGCCAATCCGCTAGAaacgaacaaggcctaagtatttAGGCTTCCCTACCACACCCTGTTTTCTTCTCTTTAGGTTGTTCGAGCCCTAGCTCCACTCTTGCCGCGTTCTGGATCTCGTCGAACACGGAGCTAGAGCCGCCTTGCGTGTGTTGGCTTCTAATCACGCCGTCGATGATTCAGTACACGACGTCCTGGAGTggaaaagagagaaagaaagaggaagaagaaagaggtagGAGCAAAAATGATCTTTTATcgctcttctctctcc from Sorghum bicolor cultivar BTx623 chromosome 3, Sorghum_bicolor_NCBIv3, whole genome shotgun sequence encodes the following:
- the LOC110433599 gene encoding uncharacterized protein LOC110433599, which encodes MALLFTLSTARNGTGPLTLRINSGSWNTPSSQGKKRRTTRATEARRGNTRQRGATTERRGATTGRRPSPSSSFLPVLENLRMLRCDFGKQETTTRYSKYKTPLKASVP